From one Triticum urartu cultivar G1812 chromosome 3, Tu2.1, whole genome shotgun sequence genomic stretch:
- the LOC125548421 gene encoding uncharacterized protein LOC125548421, whose translation MPRIRCVAAIQTTPPPYMVVVDPLCRTLAPLTLSRLPSSSSLARRCCRHASLDPAATCLPMAPEDVQETGLFVFVLYVKLLELEGPGAAAIDPSPSAMDARAAVRSVRLRPPRATPSSSTRSL comes from the coding sequence ATGCCGCGGATCCGCTGCGTGGCGGCCATCCAGACCACCCCGCCACCCTACATGGTCGTCGTCGACCCCCTCTGTCGAACCCTAGCCCCACTCACCCTCTCGCGTCTCCCCTCTTCCTCTTCCCTCGCCCGACGCTGCTGTCGACATGCGTCACTCGATCCCGCGGCCACTTGCCTCCCCATGGCGCCAGAAGATGTCCAGGAGACGGGCCTCTTCGTATTCGTTCTCTACGTGAAGCTACTCGAGCTGGAGGGCCCTGGAGCCGCCGCCATCGACCCATCCCCTTCGGCCATGGACGCCCGCGCCGCCGTTCGATCCGTTCGCCTCCGACCACCTCGTGCCACCCCGAGCTCGTCAACGCGTTCACT